One Micromonospora sp. WMMD1120 genomic region harbors:
- the argB gene encoding acetylglutamate kinase, which translates to MSLSSDLARAQVKAETLIEALPWLARFSGSTVVVKYGGNAMIDPELQRAFAADMVFLRYVGLKPVVVHGGGPQISAMLGRLGIASEFRGGLRVTTAEAMDVVRMVLVGQVGRELVGLINSHGPYAVGLSGEDARLFTAVRRPAYVDGMPVDVGQVGDVESVDVSAVTDLIEAGRIPVISTVAPDAEGVLHNLNADTAAAALAVALRARKLVVLTDVSGLYADWPDTTSLVSEIAADDLAKLLPSLESGMVPKMEACLRAVRGGVPAAHVVDGRVAHSTLLEVFTSEGFGTMVVPGDGMVGS; encoded by the coding sequence GTGAGCTTGAGTAGCGACCTGGCCCGTGCCCAGGTCAAGGCCGAGACGCTGATCGAGGCGCTGCCCTGGTTGGCGCGCTTCTCCGGCTCCACGGTCGTGGTCAAGTACGGCGGCAACGCCATGATCGACCCGGAGTTGCAGCGGGCGTTCGCGGCGGACATGGTCTTTCTGCGTTACGTCGGCCTCAAGCCGGTGGTGGTGCACGGTGGCGGTCCGCAGATCTCCGCGATGCTGGGGCGGCTCGGCATAGCCAGCGAGTTCCGGGGTGGTCTGCGGGTGACCACCGCCGAGGCGATGGACGTCGTCCGGATGGTGCTGGTCGGGCAGGTGGGTCGGGAGCTGGTCGGGTTGATCAACTCGCACGGCCCGTACGCGGTCGGCCTCTCCGGCGAGGACGCCCGGCTGTTCACCGCGGTGCGCCGCCCGGCGTACGTGGACGGGATGCCTGTCGACGTCGGCCAGGTCGGGGACGTCGAGTCGGTGGACGTGTCGGCGGTGACCGACCTGATCGAGGCGGGCCGGATTCCGGTGATCTCCACGGTGGCGCCGGACGCGGAGGGGGTGCTGCACAACCTCAACGCGGACACGGCCGCCGCGGCGCTGGCCGTGGCGTTGCGGGCGCGGAAGCTCGTCGTGCTCACCGACGTGTCCGGCCTGTACGCCGACTGGCCGGACACCACCAGCCTGGTCTCCGAGATCGCCGCGGACGACCTGGCCAAGCTGCTACCCAGTCTGGAGTCGGGGATGGTGCCGAAGATGGAGGCCTGCCTGCGGGCGGTGCGTGGGGGAGTGCCGGCCGCGCACGTCGTCGACGGCCGGGTGGCGCACTCCACGTTGCTCGAGGTGTTCACCTCGGAAGGGTTCGGGACGATGGTGGTGCCGGGAGACGGGATGGTCGGGTCGTGA